GGTGGGCCACGTGCCGCTCATTCCGTACCACCGGCCCGGCGCGCCGGCGGTGGCGGACCTGGTGGCCGAGGCCATGCGACGCGTCCCCATCCGCGCGGTGATGCTCGAGCGGCTCGGGCCCACCGTCTGGCATGAAACGCCGGCGGCCGCGATGGCGACGCTGGAAGAGCTGGAGGAGACCGCGCGGCTGTGGCTGATGACCCACCCCAAGCCGGCGCCCCTGGCCGAATCGCAGATCGACGAGCTGCGCCGCCATTTCGGCGCGCGCTGGTGAAACCCCGAGAGACGACCCATGCCCCGCTTCGCCGCCAACCTCTCGATGATGTACACGGAGCACGACTTCCTCGACCGCTTCGCGGCCGCGGCGCGTGACGGATTCCGTGCCGTCGAGTACCTGTTCCCGTATGCGTTCGAGCGGGCCGAACTGGCCCGGCGCCTGGCCGACCAGGGACTCGCGCAGGTGCTGTTCAACGCACCGCCTGGCGACTTCGACGCCGGCGAGCGCGGTCTGGCCTGCCTGCCCGGGCGCGAGGAGACGTTTCGCCGCGCCTTCGTCGAGCAGGCGCTGCCGTACGCGCAGGCGCTGCGCTGCCCGCGCATCCACGTGATGGCAGGCCTCGTCCCGCCCCATGTCGAGGCCGCCGCGCTGCGCGCAACCTACCTGGCCAACCTGGAGTGGGCCGCGCAGCAGGCGCGCAGCGCCGGCGTCGACGTGCTGATCGAGCCGATCAACACCCGCGACATCCCGCGCTACTTCCTCAATCGCCAGGACCATGCGCACGAGATCATCGCCGAGGTGGGCGCGGGCAACCTCAAGGTGCAGATGGACCTGTACCACTGCCAGATCGTCGAAGGCGACGTCGCGATGAAGCTGCGCCGCTACCTGCCCACGGGCCGGGTCGGCCACCTGCAGATCGCCGGCGTGCCGCAGCGGCACGAGCCCGATGCCGGGGAGCTGAACGGCGCCTACCTGTTCGGGGTGCTCGATGAGCTGGGCTGGCAGGGCCATGTCGGCTGCGAATACCGGCCGCGCGCGGGCACGTCGGCGGGGCTGGGCTGGTTCGCTCCGTATCGCGCCTCGCAAGCGAATGACACATGAAGCTGCAAGAGATCACCCAGCCAGGAGACAAGTGATGACGAAGACGATGTGGACCTCCACGCTCGCCGCGACTGCGCTGCTCGCCGCTGCCGGCGCCTCGGCACAAACGGTGCTGAAGATCGGCTACGCGACGAGCAAGGAATCGCACTACGGCGTCGGCACGACGGCGTTCTGCGACGAGCTCGAGAAGAGCACGCAGGGTCGCTACAAATGCCAGCAGTTCCCCGCGTCGGCGCTCGGCGGCGAGCGCGAGCAGATCGAGGCGGTGCAGCTCGGCACGCAGGACCTCACCAACACCTCGACCGGACCGCTCGGCAACTTCGTGCCGGAAGTCAAGGTCGTGGACATCCCGTTCCTCTTTCGCGACTACGACCATGCGCGCAAGGTGATGGACGGGCCGATCGGCCAGGATCTGCTGAAGAAGATGCAGGGCAAGGGCCTGATCGGCCTGGCCTGGACGGAGAACGGCTTTCGCCACATGACCAACAACAAGCGGCCCATCGTGCAGGCGAGCGACGCCGCCGGCCTGAAGGTGCGCACCATGGAGAACAAGGTGCACATGGACGGCTACCGCACCTTCGGCCTGCTGCCAACGCCGATGGCCTTCCCCGAATTGTTCGGCGCCCTGCAGCAGGGCACCGTGGACGGCCAGGAGAACCCGATCCCGGTGATCCTCTCGTCCAAGTTCTCGCAGGTGCAGAAGCACCTGTCGCTCACCGGCCATGTGTACTCGCCGGCGGTGATCCTGCTGTCGCCCAAGGTGTGGGACAAGCTGTCCGAGCCCGACCGCAAGCTGTTCGTCGCGGCCGCGCAGAAGGGCGCTGCCGCGCAGCGCAAGAAGGTCAACGACGACGAGGCCAGCGGCATCGCGCAGCTCAAGAAGGAGGGCATGCAGGTGGTCGAGCGCGTCGACGGCGAGAGCTTCCGCAAAGCGGTGCAGCCGGCCTACGCGAACTTCGCGAAGGAGTTCGGCGCCGACAGGATCGCGGCCATCCAGGCGGTCAAGTGAAATCGCCGCGGGCCGAGCGCCGGGCCGCTCCGAAGCCGGCCCGCATCCCCGAGGCGGATGGGTCGAGGTCCATCGAGGGATTCCCGTTCGAGCGGCGATTCCTGGCGGTCAACCGCTGGGCGCTGATCGTGATGCTGGCGGCGATGGCGGCCATCATCTTCGCCAACGTGGCGCTGCGCTACCTCACCGACCAGTCCATCGAATGGGCGGAGGAGGTCGCGCGCCACCTGATGATCTGGCTCACCTTCCTCGGCGCGGGCCCGGTGCTGCGCTACGGCGGCCACATCGCCGTGGAGAACCTACAGGACGGCCTGCCGCACGCGGCCGCGGTCGCGCTGCGCGGCGTGATCGCGCTGCTGCTGCTCGGGTTCTTCGGCTTCATGATCTGGTACGGCTGGCTGTACATGCTGCGCGCGCAATACCAGACGACCGCGGCGACGCAGATCTCCTTCGCCTACGTGTACGCGGCGATGCCGGTGGGGGGCGTGCTGCTGGTGGTGCACTGGCTGCTGATCGTGCGCGACTACCTGCGCGCGCGGGTGTTCGCGAGCGATGCGCACTTCGATGCCAACGCGAGCGCGTCGCTATGAGCGCGAGCCTCATCCTGCTGCTGAGCGCCTGCGTCTACCTCGCGATCGGCGTGCCGGTCGCCTTCGCGCTGGGGCTGTCCACATTGACCGCGCTCGTCCTGGGCGCCGACTTTCCGCTGTTCGTGCTGCTGAAGGAAACCTTCACCGGCATCGACAGCTTTCCGCTGATGGCGGTGCCCTTCTTCATCCTCGCCGCCGAATTGATGAGCGGCGGTTCGCTGACCGAGGTGCTGCTGCGCTTCGCGTCGCAGTTCGTCGGCCACAAGCGCGGCGGGCTGGGCTACACCAACGTGGTGGGGCTGACGTTCTTCTCGGGCATCTCGGGCTCGGCGCTGGCCGACGCCGCCGGTCCCGGCTCGATGATGATCCGCATGATGGACAAGGCCGGCTACGACCGCGCGTATGCGGCGGCGCTGACGGCCGCCACCGCCATCGTCGGGCCCATCATTCCGCCGTCGATCATCATGATCATCTACGCGCTGCAGGACGAGAGCGTCTCGGTGGGCGCGCTGTTCGTCGCCGGCCTGCTGCCGGGGCTGCTGATCGCGCTGGGCATGAGCTTCGTCAACTGGCGCATCTCGACGCAGCGCAACTACCGCGGCGACGAGGAGCAGCCGGGCTGGCGCGAGATCGCCGTCACCAGCGTCAAGGCGTTTCCCGCCCTGCTGCTGCCGGTGCTCATCCTCGGCGGCATGCGCGCCGGCTGGTTCACGCCGACCGAGGCCTCGGTGGTGGCGGTGTTCTACGCGCTCGTGTGCGGCAAGTACATCTACCGCACGCTGGAATGGAAGGCGCTCCCCGACATCCTGGCGCGCTCGGCGCTGCTCACCGCCTCGGTGCTGATCATCATCGGCATGTCGGCCGCGTTCGCCTGGGTGCTGACGATCGAGGGCATGCCTCAGAAGCTGGCCGAGTGGATGGCGGCGCAGCACTTCTCGGCGATCGGCTTCCTGCTGGCCGTCAACGTGTTCCTGCTGCTGTTCGGCATCTTCATCGAGCCGCTGCCCGGCGTGATGGTGCTGGTGCCCATCCTCGCGCCGGTGGCGGCCAAGATCGGCGTGGAACCGATCCACTTCGCGATGGTGGTGATCTTCAACCTGACGCTGGGCATGATCACGCCGCCGGTGGGCGGGCTGCTGTTCGTCACCTCGAACGTGTCGCGCGTGCCGCTAACCGCGCTGGTGCGCGAGCTCAGGCCCTTCCTGTGGGCGCACGGGCTGATCCTGCTGGTGATCACCTTCGTGCCGGCCTTGAGCACGTGGCTGCCGCACGCGCTCGGGTTCAAGT
The Piscinibacter sp. XHJ-5 DNA segment above includes these coding regions:
- the otnI gene encoding 2-oxo-tetronate isomerase, with the protein product MPRFAANLSMMYTEHDFLDRFAAAARDGFRAVEYLFPYAFERAELARRLADQGLAQVLFNAPPGDFDAGERGLACLPGREETFRRAFVEQALPYAQALRCPRIHVMAGLVPPHVEAAALRATYLANLEWAAQQARSAGVDVLIEPINTRDIPRYFLNRQDHAHEIIAEVGAGNLKVQMDLYHCQIVEGDVAMKLRRYLPTGRVGHLQIAGVPQRHEPDAGELNGAYLFGVLDELGWQGHVGCEYRPRAGTSAGLGWFAPYRASQANDT
- a CDS encoding TRAP transporter substrate-binding protein; translation: MWTSTLAATALLAAAGASAQTVLKIGYATSKESHYGVGTTAFCDELEKSTQGRYKCQQFPASALGGEREQIEAVQLGTQDLTNTSTGPLGNFVPEVKVVDIPFLFRDYDHARKVMDGPIGQDLLKKMQGKGLIGLAWTENGFRHMTNNKRPIVQASDAAGLKVRTMENKVHMDGYRTFGLLPTPMAFPELFGALQQGTVDGQENPIPVILSSKFSQVQKHLSLTGHVYSPAVILLSPKVWDKLSEPDRKLFVAAAQKGAAAQRKKVNDDEASGIAQLKKEGMQVVERVDGESFRKAVQPAYANFAKEFGADRIAAIQAVK
- a CDS encoding TRAP transporter small permease, encoding MLAAMAAIIFANVALRYLTDQSIEWAEEVARHLMIWLTFLGAGPVLRYGGHIAVENLQDGLPHAAAVALRGVIALLLLGFFGFMIWYGWLYMLRAQYQTTAATQISFAYVYAAMPVGGVLLVVHWLLIVRDYLRARVFASDAHFDANASASL
- a CDS encoding TRAP transporter large permease, whose translation is MSASLILLLSACVYLAIGVPVAFALGLSTLTALVLGADFPLFVLLKETFTGIDSFPLMAVPFFILAAELMSGGSLTEVLLRFASQFVGHKRGGLGYTNVVGLTFFSGISGSALADAAGPGSMMIRMMDKAGYDRAYAAALTAATAIVGPIIPPSIIMIIYALQDESVSVGALFVAGLLPGLLIALGMSFVNWRISTQRNYRGDEEQPGWREIAVTSVKAFPALLLPVLILGGMRAGWFTPTEASVVAVFYALVCGKYIYRTLEWKALPDILARSALLTASVLIIIGMSAAFAWVLTIEGMPQKLAEWMAAQHFSAIGFLLAVNVFLLLFGIFIEPLPGVMVLVPILAPVAAKIGVEPIHFAMVVIFNLTLGMITPPVGGLLFVTSNVSRVPLTALVRELRPFLWAHGLILLVITFVPALSTWLPHALGFK